The Anser cygnoides isolate HZ-2024a breed goose chromosome 13, Taihu_goose_T2T_genome, whole genome shotgun sequence genome contains the following window.
ACAGGGGAGGGGATCAGGCGTCGGGGAATAGGGAATAAAAGTTGATGCTGTGCTTACTGCAATGCGCTCCTGAtcggcaggacgcccgccactgcaaccgcgaataaaatagcctcAGAGAAGATCGTgtgtcaagaaaattatttgagacgTTTCTCGCAGATATACTTGACGAGGGAGGACCAAGAACACCCCgcccttctttaaaaaaaaaaataaaataaaaaaataaaaaaaggcatcaCAGGGGCAGCCTGAGGGTCGCCTTCCCACAGGGAAGCGGCGCCGTGATTGGCTGGACCGTGAGGGCGGAAGTGGCGTCACGGCTAGCCTTAACTCAGGGCGGAAGcgctccgtgattggctcggAGGAACCCAGGGCGGAGGTGCCGTGCAGGGCTTGCCGGCACTATGGGCGGAAGCtgtcgggccgggccgcgctggGCTCAgctcgggccgggccgccgAGGCGCGGTGCCGCAACGAGGTTGGTGGTCGgtgccgccccgggccgggccgggaggggacgaggcggcgggcggttgGGGCGCCACGCGGTCGGCGGCTTCTGCGGAAACGGCCcttgtgcggggcgggggcggcgccgcgccggaGCGGAGCGGACCGGGCGTGCGGAGGGATCTGCACTGCGCGGGGCTgcggagggctgggggggaggggggcgaaGCGGCGCGGGGGGGACGGTTGCGTGCGCTTGGCCGACTCCCCTCTGCGTCGGATGGACTGCTCCGTCCCgcggcatgctgggagctgtagttctgtggcgcgcggccggtctttccccgagccggggccggggccggggccggggccgggccgtgcgcgccgggaggcgcaggttgccgctggctgcgagcgcggctgccggcggtgaggcgagcgagagccttcgggggcgcttccccggagcgtcgggccgggaggggtgggggctgcggcggccgggcgcgggtcctcgctgcgctcgatcgtcgggctgcgcctcggaggttttcctccccccgcgcgctgacggccggctctctcctttccctgcggctcaccagggcagaagcagctccccgccgctgggACCCCTGCGGGGTTTGTCGCCGAGCGAAGGTGGcgcagcagctgaagggaggaaagctgcagctggcgtgctgcagtcgcaggtgtcccaggagaaagagcagcccgtctgtcccagctgtccggGTAAGTCGCAGCGACCTCCGGGTGAAATCCAGGCGTGAAGGGGATTTTGGTGGCTCTCTTACACAGCTAGTCCTACCAAAGATCGCATCGGTTACGAAAAGTAGTAGTAACCTTGTAGTTTGCGTGTTCTGTAACATCTGTAGCACAATAAACTGGCAGGTGAAGAAATGAGCGGGTACAAATACACGTGACTCCATCGCTGAGATTAAATAACGTGCAGGTTCTTCTGcgttttgtctttcaaagcgcGTTGTTTGACTCGGTGATCCTTAACGATGATCCTcggtggtcccttccaactcaggatattctatgattctgttgtTGCCGAGcgcctgagctttttgctcacattactgaggaaaggaatggctgtgcttcttccccacccccctctcttttccttttttttcctctcctcttttccctCGATGACGGGGACtcgaaatgtttttctcagatgtccatgcgaaaatttaaaaaaaaaaaagaagctgatggtgaacactgacagaattgggtGACACTTTCAAGGTAGAGGGCAAAGAACGTGGAAATTTCTAGTACGTTAGTGTTACTCTGTTAGCAAAACCGACGTACACGCCGCTTGCTGTTcctagttttttggtttggcctggttttcctttcagaagtctCCCCGAAGGCCTTTGTGGACAAAACTTGTCCCGCTTCAGCTTTAAGAATTATcctagaaataatgaacaagtGCTTGCAGGGCTTTCCGGAACGCTAGTTGTGGTCAGTCAAGAACGAATTGGGAGGCAATTCCTTTCGTGGAATTGCAGAGTGATCGAGAGATCAAGGCCAGCGTTGTGAAGAAATAGTGCCAGGTTATAGTCACAGGTGACTgccttctgaagggaacagaggcTCCCATCTGCAGACCAGACCATCTTTACCGAGAGCTTTTCTACCAGCCTGGGGCTTGGATCAGGGACATTGCTAGCGAGCTTACGAGCTTAGTTCAAACTTCAGATTATTCCCTACTCCTGCTCTTTCACGTGGGTACCAACAAAGTTGCAGCAAGAAGTCTGTgttcaatcaaaataaatttcagggcCCTGGGAAGATAGCTAAAGGATTCAGAAGCACAGGTTATCGTCTAGCATTTTGGGATATATTAAACACAGCGtagccagctggtcaaaagaggtgattctcccactgtatttagCGTTGGCGAAGCCTCTCCTTCAATATTGTGTGCGATTCTGGGCtctacaatataaaaagaacGTTAAGATCCCTGAAAGcgtacagaggagggcaacaaagccgGTAAAAGGATTGGAAGGCACGCCCTGTGTGGACGCTACGGTACTTCTGCTAGCTCCTCGGAATTGTATATAGTCACGAGTAACACTCCTGATTCTAAATACATAGTCTTTCCCTGCATATAAGCCGAACGCTATTCTACAATCGTTTGCTCCTTCTGGCAGTGGATTCTgtctttcagtgatttatggGTACTTTACATGTCCTGGATATTGCTTTCCAGATACCTGGAGCTTGCtagcttttctgtctcccagaCGTGTGGCTGGTAGCGGTCTAGTCTTGTGAGCTGTGCTGCCGTGAAGTCTGTCACCTGTTGATGCTGAAGGTACTTTTCTAGAAAGAGGAAGGTGGTAGGTACAGTTTCACACCAGGACATCAACAAAATCACGTACTCTTTTTATCAACTCCAGACGTGTTTCCTTCGGTGGCTTCTGGACTTTGGTCCATATTGTAGGCCCCGAGAAGGAAGGAGGTTGGCTTTTCATAACCACAGtttcttccagctgtttcaGATGGATTTCATGGTTGATTCTAGTTGAAATGactgcctcaggaaaaaaaaataacaaaaatgatagtccaaacaacttaaaaaaaaaataaaaataaaaaacaaacgaaaacacCGCTCCCATTTCCTCACAGCTTCTTCATTTGCTGTGGTATcttctttatggaaagaagTGTCCTTTCCTTCCCAAGCTGTAAAGGAAGAGTTCAGGTACTCTTCACTTGTGCGCTTTAATCTGTGACGTGTTTGTTCGCATAGAACTTCTGGGAAGTTTGGCGGTAGAGTTTAGGGTTTACATGTTAGGTAAACAGAAGTATCGCTCAACTCAGAACATagttaaataaaagtacaatatttatttaaaatgaataagtgTGCGTCTATAGTCTTGTgtcctttctttgcagaactcaATAGTTAGCCTTTATACATATTTCTAAGTTGCCCGGTTTATCAGTGTACAACACAGCATTCGGGAATATCATCTGAGATTTTAGGTGAAGAGGACTGTCCTTTGTTCAGTTGTGCACTCTTGTGTGTCAGCCCTGATTCTGAACCGTATAAAAGCTGGAAACTTCTTTCCGGTTTTCTCTCTAACCTCACTGAAGTGTGGGTACTTCCCAGCCTACGTGATACTATTCAGCATGTGGATATTCTGTTTCCTCACACTAGCTACAATTCCGGTGAAGTTACACACCTTGAGCCTGCATGTTAGTGTTTCATCCTTTCAGTTCCACAAAAGGAGGGTTCAGTGGAAGTTTTGAATCCTGTAGAGTGGAATACAGGTTTTTAGCCTCAAAGGCTTTAGTTCTTTTTCCCTGGTGAGCTTTGGAACAGAAGATATGTAACATTAacagttttttattattcatttcaggACACTTTGACAGCCCTCCAGGATCCGATGATGCAAAGCTCACTGACATATCCTACCCAGGAGACCAACAATCTGTGACATTTGGAACCAAATCCCAGGTGGGAAACGTAAGCGATCAAAGTGGAGCAAGAATTCGTGTTGAGCATGGGGATTCAAATAACAAGTGCATTTTCGGGAACTGGCTCTATCCTTCATCGCaggtgaaagcagctctgcGGGCCCTCCAAGGAGGCACCTCTGCAGTGATTGCAAGTGGAACCCACCCAAAGATCTCGGGTCATGTCATCACAGATGTTGTGGAAGGGATGAAagttggaacttttttttcagaggtaaaacCTGCAGGTGAGTACGGAAGTAACATGTACATTGGGAGCTGTAGAGATTTCCTGGAAGTTTAGGGTCGAAATTTGGCTAGGCCTGCCTGTTCAACAAATGGGAAACTACGCTCTGCTTGACAAACGGCTTTTGAAAGGTAATTTTTAACGTTGGAATAGAACATCTTGAATCCTCTGCTCGGGTTCCTTCCAGCTGATGACTTGCTGCATCAGACTTGCATTCAAAGAACTAGGTagaatttgtattgcttttagtCTTAGAGGTTATCATCTATTATTGAAGATTTCAGGGTGAAAGCGTGCATATAGAATGTACGGCTGAACTAAGATAGTGTGTAGTTTGGGTTTTTGTCGTAAGTTCTTTTAATGACTCGGTCTTTTGTTACCGTATGTAGGAatgttttcctgcctctgtGTTGCTGTGACAATGTAACAAGGGCCGCAGAAAGTCAGACCAAAGATCAGTGATCTTAGCAGAATGGAACGAGTATAGAGCGATACTTGTGACTTGCACTTTAAGACAAGCCAATGCCTTTGAGTATAAAAACGCTTAATGTGTTTCTTGTAAAAATCGGCCATATCCTTTGAACCCATGTAAACACTTAGCATCCGTGGGTCACAGCAGTCACGAGCCTTAACTAGGTATTGTGCGTAAACTCTGGAGCTAGCACTATGTGGAGAActgcttcctttattttgtgtgtgtttgtgggcaGGAGGAGCGTTGAAGTTTGCTTCCTGCTAGCTTTTGATGCCCCCGCCTTCTGTATGGAAAGAGAACATGGGTGATCGATCTCTGTTCAACTTCTATGATATGAGACATCGTCTTTTCCCTCATCGTCTCTTTGTCACATGAAAAAGGTTTTTTCTTAgtccttttctacagaaactgTTCCAAAAGTTTGGCGATCCCTGTTTCTCTTggctgaaactgtttttattctactgTGACCTTTTTAagataggcaaaaataaaattctgtgtagCATCCAAGATGCAAATGAACCCTCAGTTTATGAGATAGCAAGGCTAACTTTGAGTTTTGATTAGActggtgatgtttcttgttgcctttcctAGGCCTTTTCCAAAAGCTTAAACGTGTA
Protein-coding sequences here:
- the LOC136791854 gene encoding uncharacterized protein, with the protein product MLAEALRDWLGGTQGGGAVQGLPALWAEAVGPGRAGLSSGRAAEARCRNEGRSSSPPLGPLRGLSPSEGGAAAEGRKAAAGVLQSQVSQEKEQPVCPSCPGHFDSPPGSDDAKLTDISYPGDQQSVTFGTKSQVGNVKAALRALQGGTSAVIASGTHPKISGHVITDVVEGMKVGTFFSEVKPAGPPAEQQGERSRAGGRTLAALQPEQLAPSIQGVKTVRRCVSRNELK